The window agccgggcggtgcgaagccccggctcatatggtctgcaaagatcactacctccccgtccctcggctgaggtctctcttcggacgggtcaggggcacggtaggacatcacttccttcctgggaagatatccggacttaacgaagttggccagggtctcatcagtgatgttggatctcatccagttgcaagtgatgggagctttgggaggcatggtgacggttggtgatctatgataaagaggaaagtgtccgggttaattataagccggagtttatcattcaaactacagtgacggcttatgaagggaactaatgatatatattgatacggtgagttatctaagccgtcggagttttcaggataagttggtcatctacggcttactgcagttaagtcggaggattctacggagcatggttctctttaaaccggaaagttctacggcacgtgttttctttaagtcggaagcataagccgccaagattcaagggttgcagtttttactaagtgtggtaaaacggatttcacatattgcagtaactttttcggatcaaaatggtcgggcgaggtgaaaattttctagacctaaaaaacagaggcagaagaagttcttgaggttgaacacagttcttatgcagtaaaaagagggtttcTTATAGATGAAATGGGTCTCAAACCTCTACCACAGTGGTTCTACGCGAGGTTAAAGATCAACTAACTACAGTGGCAACAAGAACTACCGAGTCTGTGGGCAATggtgatgaacacgaagaactgaaagaaccctaccacagatctgttctagcaaggtaaaggagactcaccggagttggaaggagcggaggtcgccgccgtgagtctggtccgaatcagggtgatgcagcggccgggttgatgaagaccaggggcgcgacggcggcggcggcggcagaagctcgagcagaggagcgatggcgcgaggaggaagagggagagtgtgagaagaaagtgctgggccggcctatttataaggcagagtcatgagtgggcgcgggattcaaggaggccacggcgtggttatctccccctcacggcgcctcgattctcggaaggacagtaaaagcaaagatccgttgcggatctggcggagtaaaaaacggacttaatggaggatgacgtcacggcggattatccggagtccagcggatgacgtcactccgggttatgaccttcacatgaatggtaagccggagatttttttctgtctgcagagctgaagattgacacgagccggctcaagtcaatctggggcctaatgttgaggatatagacctgggagtcacccgccaggagggccgggttacactaagggtcattgccagaagcccagagctaagtttcaagataatgggccaaagatgggctgagacccggcgatggcttaaagctcgtagtacaatctttattgttataatagaacttgtagtgtaaggcaagtattgtttagagtccgagccggacactcttatgagccggccgggactctaagggctgttgggcgtcagcctccctatataaagggatgacccggcagcggtttaagggcgacaacaatctcatcgagagccgtacatagctgtttagctccctggcgattgtaaccctaatcaataacacctcgaactggacgtaggcttttaccttcacagtaaggggccgaaccagtataaaccctcgtgtttcttgtcccgcataaccccttcaagcttcctagttgcgatggctccacgactaagtcctaacccgaggacatctgccgtgacaattccacgacacgaGCGGTGCGAGAGGGAAGGAGGGAAAAGACGAGAAGTTTCGAGGAAGTGAGGAGGGATCTGCTGCGGGcagagcgagagaaaaatgtgttttttagtggtcccgagaagaactaacccaaataagcacctcttgggtgggttagattttttgaatgggttagatgcatctaacccaaactaaccctcctgtttggatatatTTTGCGTTAGTTGAGtccaaactaacccaaactaactctaacctatGAATCCAAACAGGGCCCTAGTTCTCCTCGTCGCCGCCATAGATTTGCTTTTGCGGCGAACATTCCGTGGTTTTGTCGTTTCGCCGCCGAGGATAGACAAGACCACTTGCATGTGCGCGGCTCATTGCTGTGGATCTCTTCTTTGTCGTTTTGTCGCTCGACTGGTTTCGATGCCGGCACTGGTGTAGTGCATTATTTAAGACTCCTGCCGTCTGTCGCAACTAATACGGTGCTGCTATGTGCACGGCAAAACACCAATGATAATCAGACATGTGTcacctaagagcatctccagccgttggccccccaggggtgcctaaaatcgccgcctgggggtGAGCCGGCGCAAAAAATGGGCCTGGGGCGAGTTGGTCCCCGGGGCCGCCCCCAGGCGCGTTTAAAAATTAAAAATATATAGCAAATTTTGGCACAGTTCGGCTAAACACGACAAATTTCGGCCAACTTGGGCATATATTTCGACAAAGTTCGCCGATTTTCATTACATAGCAAATATATAATAAACTAATCTAAAAGAAACTGGCTGAACACCGAGTAGTAGCCGTCGTCGTCGGCCTTCTCCTCCTGGACGCGGGCGCCCCTGCTGGACCCGGCGTCGCCATGGCGgactggtggcggcggcggcgcgtcgtcGTCATCGCTGTCGTCGATGACGACGACTCCTCCTTCGTCGCGGCCCCGGCGGCGCTCCGCGAAGCGCTGCAGGGCGGCGCACTGGCGCTCCCTCGCcatcttgagggagtcctggCGTGCCCATTCAAGGGCCACGTCGTCGTCGCGCTCGACCTCGCCGTGCTCCGTCTTCACGGCGGCGAGCCCTGGCTCTGCCTTCACCGGcgcgagccccggctccgtctttggcttgatgaagcgcggaggagccgacgaggaggcgcgccggccgccctcgttgatgacgatgccggcgctgcgagtgcgccggccgagcagtgtctccgccgcgggctcggccttgacgccgagCAACGCCGGAGTGCCGGAGGAGTGCGAGGAAGagcgcgaggaggaggaggaagaggaggagccgaacctccttggcgcccatggcctgtcGCGTCGGTGGTGCGCCGGGGCGGCCGCCCTCGCCGGGGGGTACGCCAACGGCGGGtcgttgccgccctcgaggtgcGTCAGCACGCCCTCGAGTGTGCGGCCGGGGACGCCCCACCACAGGTGGCGCCCGTCGTTGTTCTTCAGGCCGCCGACCACCGGCGCGCCGTTGGTGGACGCCATCCGCTACTGCTGACGGCGCTCGAAGTACGCCGCCCgcgtggttgtcggcggcgtactgGGGGAGGGAGAGTTGGGCGTCGGTGAGGGAGGCGCGCACGACGTCGACCTCTCGTCGGCGAAGTAGGAGGGTTTGGCCACGGCGTCGGGCAACGGGGGAATGGGCACTCCCCCGTTGCTGAGCCTCCAGCCTGTCGGCCCGGCGCGCATGTCCGGCGGCGTCGGGATGTTCGCCTGGAATAGGAGCCAGGACTCCTCTTCGCGGAGCgtgcggcggccgaagccgttggccgccgcctcttctccggggaaacgctcggccatcggggaggggagagagagggaggggctgggcggcggcgctcgggagaggaagagggagagggaaggcTCGGCGGCGGCACTCGGGAGAGGTATAGCTCGGCGGCGAGGGCTGGGCTGGTGTGGCCACAGGCGAGCGAGGCCACCGGCTTATATAGGCGCGCCGCGCCCGTGTGTACGCGTGCGAGGAAGGGGAGGCGTCGGCGCACCGTCCCGTgacgcgccgcccgtgaggaatcaatggcaaggctgaccggcggcggcagccttgccattgattccccgCGAGAACCGAGGTGTTGGGGGGAGGCGATGCGCGGTGTCACTGACGCCGCTGGCCCGCGGCTTTTTCACGCAAAAACCACTCGCCCGGtgccccagcgcgccgggttcggcctgggtccgccggcgctgATTTCTGCCCAGGCCGGCGAAAATCGGGTTTCTGGGACGCGACTGGACTGTTTTTTCAGCACTGGCGCGAAAAAAATCGCCTGAAAAGGCCTTTCTGAGGACGCGGCTGGAGTTGCTCTAAGTGCGGTCTGCCCATCCATCATGGCCCACTCATCAGCCTCGTCACCGTAGAGCATCGTAGAGTACACAAATTGACGCACGTGAGGTAGTTATTTTTCTATTATATATATTGTATATACCACATGCATCTTGTTTTTGCTGTATTTTCCTCCTAGTTTCTAGTGTATTTTGTGCTAGTTGTCAATATATGTTCACATGGCACTATGAGTACGGCGAGATTGCCATCCTCAGTCTGGAGATATATAAACGTACGCAAAAGACGCGGCACTACGTACTACGTACTACTACTGTTATAGCATGTACAATGGTGGCATATGGATACATATGTTTTATGATAAAATGTAATTTGAGGCAtctatatttatttatttttccaaTGCAAGCTATCACTAGTGGGCCTCATTAAGAAATAGAAAATAAAGACTCTAGTACACATGCATCTTTATTTTTCATTCCAACATTTTCAGTTTTTGTCATCGGACCACACTTTTTCTTTTAAAGCACCCGCCTCCTGAAAAGGATCTCACTTCCCTATCCGAACCTACTTTTAAGTCAAATCTGATCCTACATGACATGCGAGGCATCACCTTGAGGCTATGCGTTGTACATGCGCTTATGCTATTGTTAAAGTTGTTCTCTCACCGAGTAAAAAGTGGTGATCTTTTCTTTTCATGTTCACCTCGTGGCACGCACTGAGGTCCTTTCGATACCGCCGCACCACCAGAGAAATGGCAGGACCGACGATGCATTCATTGGGTAAGGTGGCCGTTACTGACACCCGTTTACTATGCGTTCGTTAGACTATCCATAGTAGTAAGGAGTAACGTACGTATGTTACTACTTTATATTATTATCTCCGAAATGAGGAATAATATATGTGTAATGTCATACTACAACATTTCATTTATTAACTTATAAATTCATCTTATTTTGGTATTTGTGATGTTACTCATAACATGTTTAGTAATACGACCAACAACCGGCTATAAAAAGTTGTCATGTCATGTAGAGTCAATCTAACAGCCGGCATGTATAATAGTAAAATTAAATTTGTACTACTTTATTAATAGTTGATTAACCTTACAACCTCACAAAACGTTTTGGGGCTCGTGCTCCAGCTGGCTATTACTACCTTCGTCCTGATTTATTAGTCCCCTTTGTATTATGTGCCAAAATTTGACCTTAAATTTAACAAACAAAATGCTACATGTCATAAAAAATAATAAGCATGGCGGCTAGGCGCGGCGAGCTCTAACGCACGAGCGAAGACGGCACGGTGGGGGCGCGGGCAAGCATGGCGGCTAGACGCAACGAGCATGGAGGCTACCGGGCGCGAGAGCTCCAATGCGGTGACGGCGGGGCGAGCGAAGGCCACGGCAAGCTATGCGAGGAGGGTGAGCGAAGGCCACGGCGAGCTGTGCGAGCGGAGGCCATGGCGAGCGGTGCGAGCGAAGGCCAAGCACGCGCGCAGTCGGATCAGCTCGGACGGCAGCACCAGCACGCACGCACGACAGGCGGCCAGCGGTGGCCAGCTAGCACGCATGGCGGTGGAGACTGGCAAGGTGCTCGCGACGGAGGCGGAAGCGGCCGGCGCCACGCACGCATCGGCGTGCCTGGTGGCGTGGATGGGGAAGAAAGAGAGAAAAGGAGGAGAGAGGTGGTGGGATGGGTGGGTGGCCCCCTCTTGTTTTGATGACAGATAGATCATCACTCACATGGAGTGGACAGAGGCGGATGAAGAGGACACAAAAAAGTTTATTTTGTGTTCGTCTCTAACCTAAATATAACCCAAACTTGAGACAAAGATGGATTTGAGCGGACGCAAAGTCGTGCGTTGGGCTGTGTTTTTTCTCGGACACGTGCGGACAAAATAGGTCGTTTAATTGGAGTTGCTCGAACTGATGCTGACCACTGCCGTGAACAAACAGCACGATGGTAAAAAGAGTGACAAGCAAGAGTATTTTACTACGGACAGATAGTGCCACTGGTACGGGGCATCCCAGAAAGATGAAACGTACTGCCGTACTGGAGCGTCAGTGACTGGCAGAGTTCTGGTACCACCACGAGCACGAGATGCCGTACGGACAACGAATATCTTATGGTAATTATTTTATACAAGTATAGGAATACAAACGAGTGCACGTTGATCTTGTAGAAAGTGAGGTATACTGCCGCCGTTTTATCGGTCTGTCCGTCCCTAATAATGAActctcgttgacggcgcctcgtagGATCGGTTCGACGATAACGGACCGTTGCCCTCTCCGACAACCTAGTTCTCCTTGTCGCTGCCATAGATTTGCTTTTGCGGCGAACATTCTGTGATTTTGTCGTTTCATTGCCGAGGATAGACGGGACAGCTTGCACGTGCAGCGCTCATTGCCACGGATCTCTTCTTTGTCGTTTTGCCACCTGACTAGTTTCGATGTCCGTACTAGTGTAGCGCATTATTTAAGACTCCCGCCTTTGTCGCAACTAATATGATGCTGTTGTGCGCATGACAAAACTCCAACGATAATCAAACACATGTCACCTAAGTGCGGTGTGCTCTCATCCATCATGCCGCACTCATCAGCCTCGCCGTCATACAACATCGTATAAAATTGTCGCACGTGAGGTAGTCAATTTTTTTAATTACATATGCCACACTTATCTTGTTAATGATGTACTTTCCTCCTAGTTTCGAGTGTACTTTTTTGCTAGTTGACGCAAATGTAACGATAATGGGTTTACATCGTTAATGTAAAACAGTATGGGCCAAAATCAAATCTTGTTTGATTAATTGTTGTAACGCTAATGAATACCGGCGAGAAAACAAGGACCCCTGGCGTGATTTATTCACGATGAGGGGTGGGCAAAGCGAAGCAAACATGATTAACGTATAGGGTTGCGATGTTGGGACACCGGGTGGAAAACTGGGAACCAAACACCTCCTAAATGGTCACATGGCACTATGATTACGGCGAGATTGCCATCCTCTAATCTAGAGatatatactactactactgaCATACGTAAAGACGGACTAGTACGTACTACTCTACTTCCTCTATAAAGAATTGTTCAAATCATTATTTTAATAATCTAAGCGCTTTTATATTTGTTTAACAGTTATGCTATGGCTAAAGCTGTTCCCTCACCAACTAAAAAGGGGTGATCTTTCCTGTTCAGCTCGTGGCACGCACCGAGGCCCTCTCGGTCCCGCGGCACCAGCAGAGAAATGGCAGGACCGACGATGCATTCACTGGGTAAGGTGGCCGTGACCGTCACCCGTTTACCATGCGTTTGTTAGTGCGGGAACGGCCTGTGACACTGCCAGCTAGGGAAAATATCTGCTTCATGGCCCGTTTGCTCGTGGCAGTGTACTGATCGCTCCACTAGCACAAAGATGCCGTACGGACATCGCATATTTTTTTATCATTGGTAATTAAAAAAGTATTATACTCCACTAACAAGTATACGCAAGAATCGAGGTACACGGGGTTACCGCTGTTTTACCCGTCTGTCTGTCCCAATAATAAATTCCCGCTTGACGGTCGTACAATGCCGTACAATAATCAATACGGTAACAACGGTCTGTTATCTTTTTCGACAATCTAGTTCTGGTCCTCGTCGCGGGCATAGATTTGCTTTTGCGACGAACATTCCATGGTTTTGTCGTTTTGCTATCGAGGACAGACGAGACCACCCGCACGTGCACGGACCTTCGCCACGAAGCTCTTACATGTCGTTGTGCCGTCTGATTGGATTTAACGCCCGCCTCGACTTAATACAATATTTAAGAGTCCCGTCGTGTTTGTGTCTAACTTCTATTATATCCACCCTCTACTACGTTCTTTTCTGCATAGGAACTTTTGCAGGTCCAGAGCGCAACCATGCTGCACTATGGCCCTCGACACGGCCAAAACCAGCGAAGTTAGTGACTAACAGCGATCTGACTCCTACTTACATGAGCAATGGTTACATCCCTCTACTACGTTTCtaataatcttgttgctagtttGTGTGTGTTTAGCTCTTCTTCAAGGCTGTCTCCCCTATCCCTCTATCCCCCACCCCTTCCCTTCCTTAAAAATGTAGGCAATGTAGATAATACCTACGGATTCCAATTGACTGAAAGGCTCACTAATACCCCCTTCCCCACATCTCCAGCGAAAGGtttatatttagaaacgaaggGAATAGTCGAGTGAAGCCGCATGACACCTATGATTGGCGAGATTGGTACCCTCCAGAGAGATAAACTTGTTCTATACACGGATACACCGGCGAATAATCACCACACACACAACACCACAATTTTATTTCATATATACTTCCCTTTCAAACTAAGTATCATGGTTTTAGTTTGAAACGGGGGTAGTAGCTTTTCTGGACGGGCGAGGGCTGCGTAAGCTGTACACACGCGTACAACACAAAGACGCAGTACAGTGCGTACCAACAGTTTCGCTATGGTTAAAGTTGTACTGTTCTTGTCCCCATCATCACTAAAAAGGGGTGTACTCAATTTTCCAGTAGCGTTCCTTTCAACCATACCCGGCTCATCTCGTGGCATGCACTCCCGTTGCAGCGGTGCTACCAGCTGAGAAATAGCAGGACCGACCATGCATTCATTGGGTTGGGTAGCCATGACTGACACCCGTTTAGCATGCGTTTAGTGAGTGGGTAGCCATGAACGGTGGCACTAGTGGCCAAACACGTCGCCCGGCCACGGTTCACGGGTTTGTTGCCGCGCGTCCTGGCCTGGCCTTTCTCCCCAGGCGGCATGCGTGCGCGGGGGGACGGGCACGGCCCTACGCCACGCCCCGACCGATGACACACCTTTTACGCGATGCCGCACAAGCCCCAGCACAGACTTCTTCCGATAATTTGATACCAACCACACGCCTAgtactcccttcattcctaaatatttgtttttcTAAAGACTTCAAATGGTCAccacatacgaatgtatatagacatattttagagtatagatttaCTCATTTTATTCCGTATGTAGTCATCATTTGAAACTTTtaaaaaaacaaatatttaggaacggagggagttgTAGATACTCCTAGTTGTAGCATTGCGTGCTGCATGCGCGTGGCACTACATACCCTGTTTGTTTGGACTTTCCCTTCTGTTTTTACAGTTTTTTCACTTTAACAAAAAAAACCACAAAACATTCTAAAGAGGGCTTTTCGCTTCAGCCTTTTACTTACGAATCAATATTGTCATATGATGGTATAAGCCAAAGCCAAAACGAAAGCACCTAATTAGAAGTTTTGGCTTTTTTGCCAAAGTAGAGAAGTTGTAAAACCATAAGCAAATGCCCAAACAAACGGAGCCATATTTGGGCGATTGCAGCGGGAACCAGAGGAGAGACTTGTACGCATGCGCTTTCCGTTGTGATAATCCCGACAACCATATACACGTCCAAATCAAATCGCTTGTGGCGCAGCACAAGTTGCTGTCCGGGCAATTGCCACTGGAACCAAAAGAGACTTTTTTATGAATCGATTGACAACAACAGCATCATCGGTTTCCAGCCGTCTATCTATCTGGTTTTCTACAGGACTTGCACAAACAATCGGAGAGGAGTTTCGGACGGCTGCGCTGCGTTGTCCCTGCAGAATGTTTGCTGCTCAGCTAAGCGAATAGACGATACGGTCAGACAGCTCCTTCCCAACAACTTTCGCGTATCGGCTCAGCTGCCTTTCCAGCTCACTCAGGTGTCTCCTGTCGATCGGCCCGACAACGCTGTGAAGTTCCTGAAAGATATAAAGTTCATGAGCGATTATACATAGGACATCTATCAACAAACTGTTTCACAACGGCCCAAACGGCCAAAACATGACGGCTGACTGCTCAAAAGAACACCTCACAGACACAGTTTCCTAGACATCAATTGTGCAGTTTTAACCAATTATATGCAGCAGCATGAATGGATGTCAAACTAGTAGGTAAACCCAAAACAGAGAGCTTTCAGTTAGATGTTTCATGCAAAAGACTTAAAAAAGGATGGATTAATAGCAGCAGAAGTTGAAGTTTTTACCAATGATTTGATAATGGATGCTAGGAAGGCAAAATAAATGCCTGCCTAACTGTACGCCCCCTTTCGAGTGCATCGACCAGCTACAACTAAGATCACATTTTTTAGGCTGGAGCTCAAATTTATGTATATACCTTGTATTTAACCCGAGAGCCGCTCAGGTCCATGATAACATTTTCAACATCTACGCCAGAACAGTCCTCAGCTGTATCACCTTTGGATTCTGAATGaaccatctcttcatcaaccaTCATGTCTGATTCGTCATAGTCTGACTCTGAGTCCTCGTCATCCTCGTCAATAGGAGTCTCACTGTGGTCATTTTTTGCTGAAGATTCGTCACAAGGGCCACAAGCGTGTGGTTGTGGGATTTCATCTTGCGCCATGGTGGAGAAATCAGATATAACAGAATACAGGCTCTTATCTAGTAAGGGTTTCGCAGCATCATAGCGCACCCACCTGCAGCATCAAGAGTTAAAGATAATGTAACTGTCAATAAATCAGTAGACAAAGAAAACCCACACCACTTCAGATAATATATTAAGAATGTCAAAATCTATGCTCAGCGGCCCATGTAATATGACGTGAAGTCCCATGCAGATTACTTCGGGAATATACTGCACCTTCTAAAAAGGAGATAAATTCTATGCATTTGAACTTCCTACGACTCCAGTATATACCTTACCCagaaagtactccctccatttcgaAAGTACTATGGCAGTCTTGTGCATGCACAACATCTGGTTGGAGAGGAATGATCGCGTGTTTGAGAAAAAGCCTAGAACTAGGAAGATAGTAGTTGCAACAATCAGAGAAACTCTTCTGCTTATTAGGTAGGCCAGTGGTCGCGGGACAGGGAGAGAATCACGTGGTTCTTTCCATGTCTGTAGGTAGATATGGTTGTCACTGTATCTACTGTTCTTAGTGCGGACTGCGGAGATTACCCCTTGTAACATAACTTCTTTCATTCTTAGTTTAATGACATGCAAGCCTTTTGCATCTTCTGAAAAAAAGGCTCTGGCCAATAATTACCTCATTAATATGTGGTTTATGTGACAAAATCACATTTGATAAGCACATTCGAATATGAATCAAATGGCACCAATTTTATGCAATGGCGCCAATTTGATGCCACGTATAAACTGCATATTAATAGTATTTTGTTGAGTATTTTGTTATTGCACCCTACCCCCTCAACTCTCACCGAGTCTGGGAATCAGCCCCTAACTCCAAAACCAGGCATTTGACGCCCTCAAACTCCTAAAACCAATGCAGAACATGCATCTCACCATAAAGCCTAAACCACCATGGTTTTGGCTCATGTGACACCTACATGTTCAAATTTTGCTAACATGGGTGCCACAAGGATACCACTCAACTTCGTCCCTTTCTGGATTAGCAAATTAAATTACAATAAGCAATGGAGCATACCATGTTACCATCCGATGTATTTCTACGAACTCAatttcttcctctctctctctctctctctctccttgagTGCATCGAGGGTGGAGACCAGGGAGCGGATTTGGGGAAGGTTGCATCTAGATCCAGCCCTTGCCGATTGTTCCCCAACTCAAGAGGTATGCGGGACAAGGCCACCAGCGACGGATTTTCTCAGGGCCAGTGGAGAAAGTCACAATGGAGCAACCAGGAAGGCGAGGAACCCAATTATTAATATGGTAGGGAGCACCTAGGATCGGGTTGCTTTCTTCAGCTGTACCCACATCAGCCTAAACCGGTTTTCATGGTATGAGGATTGTCAAATGCCTGACTTAGGAGTTGACAAATGACTTACAGGCTCGGGAAAGAATTGGTGAGGGTAAATAGACTTATTCCGATTGCATTTGCATGAGAATAGGATATTTTTGCAGAATAGGAGGAAAAACAACTTACTCATAACGAACTGGACAGAGAAGTTCTGATGGTCGATATGCAGCTTTGTATCTCATCTTATTGCAGGAATGTATATAATAACCAAGGTAATAGTACTCAAGGCTGGGGCAACTTTTCTGTGTTGTCTTGATCCAATCTATTTCCTTTAGAGCTGTATACTTTCCAAGAGATAGGAAAGCAAGGTCAGGATCCCAGAACAAATATTTGCTTGAGAGACATTTCGGAAGGATATCAACTACACCAACTGCCACAAGTTTTCCATCAATTCTATACTGCTGATGAAATGAACCAAAACCGCATGGCGGAACTGTATTATCACCACTCCTTGGGCGAATAGGTACAATTGGGGTATCCACCAGAAATCTCTTGTATGAGCTTTCCGTAACTGTCTTTTCCTTGTGAACTTTTGTCTGATATCTTTGGTACAAAGCAAACTCCTCAGGGTCAAAATGCGATCTTGCCATCTTAAATTCCAGCTTTCTTGCTTTTTTATTATGTCTTGCATCATTTTTGTTCACAGAGCTTTGTTTTGAGC is drawn from Aegilops tauschii subsp. strangulata cultivar AL8/78 chromosome 1, Aet v6.0, whole genome shotgun sequence and contains these coding sequences:
- the LOC109770159 gene encoding arginyl-tRNA--protein transferase 2 isoform X2, whose protein sequence is MADGASSSGAGAGGRGGGGGESVVIDYGRRRTTCGYCRSTGPTSISHGLWANSLKADDYQALLDRGWRRSGSFLYKPEMERTCCPAYTIRLKASDFICSKEQDRVLKRMQRFLDGELEPQVGSPQCKNNPTKRSLNEPMNSPTLKVSRVSAYEFQTATGPSLDKEDEFISFLSSKINEAIGTCFQGGMVGSDVELPKAVVKTVKPQVKKKVGGAAQEKKGGAVQDLVYSCNISFQLAAVIKRALSEEKRAVLGDLSPNCIAERLVLTMEHHGEIAGFAVKACNGHLNFYSATIQPIQNHTSIDTCAQASDRPTSSKQSSVNKNDARHNKKARKLEFKMARSHFDPEEFALYQRYQTKVHKEKTVTESSYKRFLVDTPIVPIRPRSGDNTVPPCGFGSFHQQYRIDGKLVAVGVVDILPKCLSSKYLFWDPDLAFLSLGKYTALKEIDWIKTTQKSCPSLEYYYLGYYIHSCNKMRYKAAYRPSELLCPVRYEWVRYDAAKPLLDKSLYSVISDFSTMAQDEIPQPHACGPCDESSAKNDHSETPIDEDDEDSESDYDESDMMVDEEMVHSESKGDTAEDCSGVDVENVIMDLSGSRVKYKELHSVVGPIDRRHLSELERQLSRYAKVVGKELSDRIVYSLS